From Candidatus Babeliales bacterium:
TATTTTTTACCACACTGGTGCTAATTATGGCACTATCTTCTTTGCCTGCCTGGTCAGTTCCCAAAAAGAACGTCCCAAAACCATCGCCAGATGTTTTGGCAAAAGTAATGGGCTTACTCATGTCATCGTCTTGAACACCCGAAACCGAGCGCGTTGGCGTTGCAGAAAAAAATTTGGCAATTGATGAACGCTCAATATTACTATCATGAACCGAAGAAAATACCGAAACACTACCTAACGAAAAGGTAATAAAAACACTCAGTAAACGTTTAGTTTTCACAAAAAGTCTCCTCTCCCAAGAAGTTACTCTAATTCCTTAAAACTCACTTCAGAAGCTTATCTTTGAGATCAAAAAAAAGCAATGAATAGCTCGTGTGTTTACTTGCCAAGAAAATAAAGTTTCAAACCAAACAAACGCTTGGTGGCCATCATGAACAAAAACAGTAATCCAGCCAAAGAAAGTGATAACAACCAAAAGCCAACGCGCGAAGCAAAAAAGGTAATACCTACAGCGCCAGCCAGTGTTAAAGCACCATGAAAGCCAATCAGAAACAAGCCAGTTGCACACCCAACTTGTCCACACAATGAGATTAAAAATGTACCGTAAGAAGCTGCATAAAACTTAATATTATGCTTGGTAACCAACAAATAAATACAGCCAACGGTCATAACCAAACCAGCAACCGAAGCCGCTGCTGCAATGCCGTGAACACCAAAAAAGTACATACCAATCAAATCGCCCACCACGTTAACACCAGCACCAAGGCCGGTAACTACCATGGTTGAGCGCGTATCTTTGAGCGAATACAGCATACTCATGAGTATTTTATTAATACAAAAAAACAAAAGCCCGCCAAGATAAATAACTAAAATTTGAGCCGCAATCTCAAGCTGTGCAGGATCGGCACTTTTACGGAGCAAAAAGAGCGTGTCAAACAAGTTGTATGAAACAAATGCAAAAAAGAGTGTTACCGGGACAATAACCCACGAAACAAACTTAAGAACTTCAAGTAAATAAAAACTCATGCGTTTGGGCGCAAAAAGGACGACACGTGAAAAATGGGGCAATAAGATATTTGAAAGAGCAACCGCAAAAACACCCAACGGGATATTCATGAATCGACTGCCATAGTACAAGAGCGAAACAGAACCGGTTGGTAAAAACGAAGCGATGCTGCCACCAACAAACAAGTTAATTTCTACAATGCTCACACCCATCAAGTACGGAATAAATTTGAGAATAATTTGTTTAAAATGATACCAAGAATCAGCCGTTATTGTGCCAAACTTAAAGTTATGCATGAAGTAGGCAACAGCTGTCATGGCCAGTTGCAAAACACCGGCAATAATAACACCCGCACACAAATACAATGGGCTGAGTTGGTATAACAAGCACAAGCCAAGTGTAATAACATAAAACACATTCCAGAGCGCAGGACCAAAAGCCGGCACCGCAAAATGATTAACCGCATTAAGCGCGCCACCAAATAAGGCACTGGCCGAAACTAAAAAAATGAAGGGAAACATAATGCGCAAAAACTTAACGGCATAAGCAACTTGAAACGAAGAAA
This genomic window contains:
- the murJ gene encoding murein biosynthesis integral membrane protein MurJ, which encodes MNLHLNKRAIVNKTVQVGVATLISRFLAIFREFLQVSFLGIGGISDAFITAFRIPNFFRHMFAEGALNASFVPIFVRVVKEKREHADGLMSLCFLFLQGILLVFYLFIFFKTDAVMAVIAPGFSSFQVAYAVKFLRIMFPFIFLVSASALFGGALNAVNHFAVPAFGPALWNVFYVITLGLCLLYQLSPLYLCAGVIIAGVLQLAMTAVAYFMHNFKFGTITADSWYHFKQIILKFIPYLMGVSIVEINLFVGGSIASFLPTGSVSLLYYGSRFMNIPLGVFAVALSNILLPHFSRVVLFAPKRMSFYLLEVLKFVSWVIVPVTLFFAFVSYNLFDTLFLLRKSADPAQLEIAAQILVIYLGGLLFFCINKILMSMLYSLKDTRSTMVVTGLGAGVNVVGDLIGMYFFGVHGIAAAASVAGLVMTVGCIYLLVTKHNIKFYAASYGTFLISLCGQVGCATGLFLIGFHGALTLAGAVGITFFASRVGFWLLSLSLAGLLFLFMMATKRLFGLKLYFLGK